The following coding sequences lie in one Sorghum bicolor cultivar BTx623 chromosome 6, Sorghum_bicolor_NCBIv3, whole genome shotgun sequence genomic window:
- the LOC8080290 gene encoding uncharacterized protein LOC8080290 gives MKQHFFPHIYHLPPSHPPRPPPRPTSDECSSFVVLQRGSTADATGVWDGDGTSRGRGWPWAQRWPEPGPRLALWLAAVGREPSTAAASSSSSSSCGKKMEMPRRKKSVARPTKITKPSCSDPIRSMLPRPLPHGVIEEILLRVPPDDPASLVRAAVACRRWCRLVADPAFRRRRLELHRATPPMLGVVCDGIWDSKSPYARFVPTSSCRPPRANHRGLRSFDARHGRVLLHHGGAYTDFIVWDPITDQRVELPSPPCYGRLKATVLCAATGVCNHLDCHRGPFIVVLMGTNGEGMFCCIYSSESGEWGKPTYGDHPGDNVEWTRSALVGNTLVFALSGYRRILKYDLGTQQMSVIGLPYVRTHMIFTDFVPIELTTLEDGRLGFARVEKSTELCLWSRGEGDDDVEGWTLCKVIDLKGLFPLVDSFDLKNCLVGFAESVCVAFVAVQGGLFTIDMKSGLMKNVSVGSDICCAVPYINFCTPALEAPSRDDGQRVGISSV, from the exons ATGAAACAACATTTTTTTCCCCATATATATCATCTTCCTCCTTCGCATCCACCACGTCCTCCGCCTCGTCCGACCTCCGACGAGTGCTCCTCCTTCGTGGTGCTCCAGCGCGGCTCCACGGCCGACGCAACTGGGGTTTGGGACGGGGATGGTACAAGCCGAGGACGGGGATGGCCGTGGGCGCAGAGGTGGCCGGAGCCGGGGCCGCGGCTGGCGCTGTGGTTGGCCGCGGTTGGGCGCGAGCCCTCTACGGCCGccgcgtcctcctcctcctcctcctcctgcgggAAGAAGATGGAGATGCCACGACGAAAGAAAAGCGTTGCCCGACCAACCAAAATTACCAAACCCTCGTGCTCCGATCCGATCCGCAGCATGCTGCCGCGGCCGTTGCCGCACGGGGTCATCGAGGAGATCCTCCTCCGCGTCCCGCCCGACGACCCCGCGAGTCTCGTCCGCGCCGCGGTCGCCTGCAGGCGCTGGTGCCGCCTCGTCGCCGATCCGGCCTTCCGCCGCAGGCGCCTCGAGCTCCACCGCGCCACGCCGCCCATGCTCGGCGTCGTGTGCGACGGCATCTGGGACAGCAAAAGCCCCTACGCCCGCTTCGTCCCCACGTCATCCTGCCGCCCGCCCCGCGCCAACCACCGCGGACTGCGGTCGTTCGACGCTCGCCACGGCCGCGTCCTCCTCCACCACGGCGGCGCCTACACGGATTTCATCGTCTGGGACCCAATCACGGACCAGCGGGTGGAGCTCCCCAGCCCGCCATGCTATGGTAGACTGAAAGCCACGGTGCTCTGTGCTGCCACCGGCGTGTGCAACCACCTCGATTGCCACCGCGGACCCTTCATCGTCGTCCTCATGGGCACCAATGGCGAAGGCATGTTCTGCTGCATCTACTCGTCGGAGTCCGGTGAGTGGGGCAAGCCGACCTATGGTGATCACCCTGGTGACAATGTGGAATGGACACGCAGTGCCCTTGTGGGGAACACACTCGTCTTCGCACTAAGTGGCTATCGCAGAATCCTTAAGTATGATTTGGGCACGCAACAAATGTCTGTGATAGGGCTACCTTATGTACGCACCCATATGATATTTACAGACTTTGTGCCAATTGAGCTCACAACTTTGGAGGATGGTCGGCTCGGATTCGCAAGGGTGGAGAAATCCACTGAGCTATGCCTGTGGTCAAGGGGCGAGGGTGATGACGATGTTGAGGGATGGACACTATGCAAAGTCATTGATCTCAAGGGCCTGTTCCCGCTTGTTGACTCGTTTGACCTCAAGAATTGTCTGGTTGGCTTTGCGGAAAGTGTTTGTGTCGCTTTCGTGGCAGTGCAAGGTGGGCTCTTTACTATTGATATGAAGTCTGGACTGATGAAGAATGTATCTGTGGGCTCCGACATCTGCTGCGCTGTTCCCTACATTAACTTCTGCACTCCAG CATTGGAAGCACCCTCTAGGGATGATGGGCAAAGGGTGGGTATCTCAAGTGTTTGA
- the LOC8065992 gene encoding histone-lysine N-methyltransferase, H3 lysine-9 specific SUVH1, whose product MAQQTASPLNDSAVLDAKPLRMLTPMFPAPLGLHTFTPQNSPSVVCVTPFGPYAGGTGLGMAAGVPSMFAAPAPPTDPRGEPDRVNTNGAAHANGAATNSLATPSLQTPLSAGTPESSKTKRGRPKRVSDNMVPSATSTPLAPTVSPIPSLPKVPSPPQENNNVVSPTPSSATPQESGKRKRGWPKRVQDIHVLATPLAPQADNTPVLETPPAPTVHESGTRKRGRPKHLQDSLDTSTLSIHSKDSKPTSQTPATTSPEFGKRKRGRPRHVSDGSAAPNHSGFSTVDAAKRGQPRKIDTNLLQLPTLSSDDPRESADNVLMMFDALRRRLIQLDEVKQAAKQQHNLKAGSIMTNAELRVNKNKQIGEVPGVEVGDMFYFRIEMCLVGLNSQNMAGIDYMSAKFGNEEDPVAISVVSAGVYDNTEDDPYVLVYTGQGMSGKDDQKLERGNLALERSLHRGNPIRVIRSVRDLTCPTSKIYIYDGLYKIKEAWVEKAKSGFNVFKHKLLREPGQADGIAMWKKTEKWRGDPSSRDHVILGDMSYGVENKPVCLVNEVDDDKGPSQFTYMTKLNCGNLQCSMRKMQGCKCASLCLPGDNNCPCTHQNAGALPYSASGILVSRMPMLYECNDSCICSNNCRNRVVQKGARIHFEVFKTGDRGWGLRSWDPIRAGTFICEYAGEIIDKNSVNGEDDYIFETPPSEPSLRWNYAPELLGEPNLSGSNETPKQLPIIISAKRTGNVARFMNHSCSPNVFWQPVLYDHGDEGHPHIAFFAMKHIPPMTELTYDYGQSQGNVQLGSNSGCRKSKNCLCRSHKCRGSFG is encoded by the coding sequence ATGGCTCAGCAGACGGCTTCACCGTTGAATGATTCAGCAGTTCTTGACGCCAAACCCTTGCGTATGTTGACCCCCATGTTCCCTGCCCCACTAGGGCTTCACACATTCACCCCTCAAAACTCACCGTCAGTTGTCTGTGTGACCCCATTTGGACCGTATGCTGGAGGCACTGGATTAGGGATGGCTGCTGGTGTTCCTTCAATGTTTGCAGCACCAGCTCCTCCTACAGATCCCAGGGGAGAGCCTGATAGAGTTAATACAAATGGAGCTGCTCATGCTAATGGAGCTGCAACCAACAGTTTGGCCACTCCTTCCTTACAAACTCCTCTATCAGCTGGGACACCAGAATCCAGTAAAACGAAGAGGGGCAGACCCAAGCGTGTGTCAGATAATATGGTTCCTTCAGCTACTTCAACTCCTCTGGCTCCCACGGTTTCTCCAATTCCTTCACTTCCTAAAGTTCCTTCACCTCCTCAAGAAAATAATAATGTTGTTTCCCCGACACCTTCTTCAGCCACCCCACAGGAATCTGGCAAGAGGAAGAGGGGATGGCCCAAGCGTGTGCAAGACATTCATGTCCTGGCAACTCCTTTAGCTCCTCAAGCTGATAATACACCTGTTCTTGAGACGCCTCCTGCACCCACTGTACATGAATCCGGTACAAGGAAAAGGGGACGTCCCAAACATTTACAGGATAGTTTGGATACTTCAACACTTTCAATTCACTCAAAAGATAGCAAGCCCACTTCCCAGACACCTGCGACCACCTCACCTGAATTTGGTAAAAGGAAGAGGGGACGTCCAAGGCATGTGTCCGATGGTTCAGCAGCCCCAAATCATTCAGGTTTCTCAACTGTTGATGCAGCAAAACGTGGACAGCCTAGGAAAATTGATACCAATCTGTTGCAGCTTCCAACTTTGTCTTCAGATGATCCTAGGGAATCTGCAGATAATGTACTCATGATGTTTGACGCACTGCGGCGGAGGCTTATACAGCTGGATGAGGTGAAGCAAGCTGCAAAGCAGCAGCATAACTTGAAGGCTGGGAGCATCATGACTAATGCTGAACTTCGTGTCAATAAGAACAAGCAGATTGGAGAGGTTCCTGGTGTTGAGGTTGGTGACATGTTCTACTTCAGAATTGAGATGTGCCTGGTGGGGTTGAATAGTCAGAACATGGCAGGTATTGATTATATGTCTGCCAAGTTTGGTAATGAGGAGGATCCTGTGGCTATTAGTGTTGTGTCAGCTGGTGTGTATGATAATACCGAAGATGATCCATATGTTCTAGTTTACACTGGACAGGGCATGTCTGGTAAAGATGATCAAAAACTTGAGAGGGGTAATCTTGCACTGGAGAGGAGTTTGCATAGAGGCAATCCAATTAGAGTCATTCGCAGCGTAAGGGATTTGACTTGTCCAACTAGTAAGATATACATATATGACGGCCTTTACAAGATCAAAGAAGCCTGGGTGGAGAAAGCGAAATCTGGTTTCAATGTTTTTAAACACAAGTTGCTCAGGGAACCTGGCCAAGCTGACGGCATTGCAATGTGGAAGAAAACTGAAAAATGGAGGGGAGATCCATCATCTAGAGATCATGTTATCTTAGGCGACATGTCATATGGTGTGGAAAATAAGCCTGTTTGCCTTGTAAATGAGGTTGACGATGATAAGGGTCCTAGCCAGTTCACCTATATGACCAAATTGAACTGTGGGAACTTGCAGTGCTCGATGAGAAAGATGCAAGGATGCAAATGTGCAAGTTTATGCCTCCCTGGTGATAACAACTGCCCTTGTACACACCAAAATGCTGGTGCACTTCCTTACAGTGCTTCAGGTATACTTGTTAGCCGCATGCCTATGTTATACGAGTGTAATGATTCCTGCATTTGTTCAAATAATTGCCGGAACCGAGTTGTACAGAAAGGTGCCCGGATCCATTTTGAAGTGTTTAAGACAGGAGATCGTGGTTGGGGTCTTCGTAGTTGGGATCCAATTCGAGCTGGAACATTTATCTGTGAATATGCAGGTGAAATCATTGACAAAAATAGTGTGAATGGAGAAGATGACTACATCTTTGAGACCCCTCCTTCTGAGCCGAGTTTAAGGTGGAACTATGCACCAGAATTACTGGGTGAACCTAATCTTTCTGGCTCAAATGAGACACCCAAGCAATTGCCGATCATCATTAGTGCAAAACGAACTGGCAATGTAGCTCGCTttatgaaccacagctgctcgCCTAATGTCTTTTGGCAACCAGTTTtgtatgatcatggtgatgagggACATCCACACATTGCATTCTTTGCAATGAAGCATATTCCTCCAATGACAGAGCTCACATATGATTATGGTCAGAGCCAAGGTAATGTTCAACTGGGATCCAATTCTGGTTGTCGGAAGTCTAAAAATTGCTTATGTCGGTCCCACAAGTGCAGAGGCTCCTTTGGATAA